From Paenibacillus graminis, a single genomic window includes:
- a CDS encoding iron ABC transporter permease, giving the protein MNINTGKETSPGMTWRLIGIFGGGLAALFVVSLLSLCFGEAQIPAAAVWNGLLHRQDVMEHNLLWDIRMPRTVIGILAGAALAAAGALLQTITKNPLASSDTLGINAGAYFMVVLGMVAFPAMQQQYPLVLAAAGGLLAALAAYVLSGGRKATPVRLALSGMIVSMVLGAFTSALHIFFQTETQNLFLWGSGSLIQLDWSGVQYAWPFVIVLLGISLLGGRQFDALELDESTARSLGQRVGLTRAAGLGISVLMAAIVVSVVGPIGFVGLVAPHLVRLSGIRKHRLLIPASALWGALLITLADTLARMVRSNLGEMPVGAVMAIIGAPWLIWLVLTKMKNISGSGTGQSSMSIGGAMLRMRFAPTAIFMTVLLIGVILVSMSLGGTRIPIADLLESLAGGGDGAYSVLLNLRLPRTLVAACGGIALAISGVLIQSAVRNPLADASIIGVTSGAGFGALAVLVVWPGLPVLALPAAAIVGGVIAAAFVFTLAWRRALNPSVLILLGIAVSAIGSAGIQAMIVKASLWNSTAFIWLTGSTYGRSWEQFYSLFAFLLVLLPVAYYLGRRFDLLAFGDESSTGFGLPVRGTRLWAMIIGVVLAAGAVASVGTIGFLGLMAPHAVRMMIGHHTRRSIILSGLLGGLLLVIADTAGRTVIAPTEIPSGLIIMLLGAPYFLFLMYRSLVRGA; this is encoded by the coding sequence ATGAACATCAACACGGGCAAAGAAACCTCACCCGGGATGACCTGGCGGCTGATAGGAATATTTGGGGGCGGCCTGGCCGCCCTTTTCGTTGTATCCCTGCTAAGCCTCTGCTTTGGGGAGGCCCAAATTCCGGCTGCTGCGGTATGGAACGGACTATTGCACCGCCAGGATGTGATGGAGCATAATCTGCTCTGGGATATCCGGATGCCGCGTACAGTGATTGGCATTTTGGCCGGGGCCGCTCTTGCTGCGGCAGGCGCTTTATTGCAGACGATAACGAAAAATCCGCTCGCTTCCTCAGATACGCTGGGGATCAATGCCGGAGCTTACTTTATGGTTGTTCTGGGGATGGTCGCTTTTCCGGCTATGCAGCAGCAGTATCCCTTAGTGCTGGCTGCGGCCGGGGGATTGCTTGCGGCCCTTGCGGCCTATGTCCTGAGCGGAGGACGGAAGGCTACACCTGTCCGCCTGGCTTTATCGGGTATGATCGTATCCATGGTGCTCGGAGCGTTCACTTCAGCCCTTCATATTTTTTTTCAAACTGAAACACAAAATCTGTTTTTGTGGGGTTCAGGTTCTTTGATTCAACTGGACTGGAGCGGTGTTCAGTATGCCTGGCCTTTTGTCATAGTCCTGCTGGGAATTTCGCTGCTCGGAGGCAGGCAGTTTGATGCGCTGGAGCTGGATGAGTCGACTGCCCGCTCCCTTGGACAGCGCGTGGGTTTAACCCGGGCGGCGGGACTCGGCATATCGGTGCTTATGGCTGCGATTGTGGTCAGCGTGGTTGGACCCATTGGCTTCGTCGGTCTGGTCGCTCCCCATCTGGTCCGGCTTAGCGGAATCCGCAAGCATCGTCTGCTCATACCCGCAAGCGCGCTTTGGGGAGCACTGCTGATTACATTGGCAGATACGCTTGCCCGTATGGTGCGGAGCAATCTGGGGGAAATGCCTGTCGGAGCGGTGATGGCGATAATTGGAGCGCCTTGGCTGATTTGGCTTGTGCTCACCAAGATGAAAAATATCTCCGGTTCAGGCACGGGACAGTCCTCAATGAGTATAGGGGGAGCGATGCTGCGTATGCGTTTTGCTCCGACAGCGATATTCATGACCGTTCTCCTGATTGGGGTCATTCTTGTAAGTATGTCGCTTGGGGGAACAAGAATCCCGATAGCCGATTTGTTGGAAAGTCTGGCCGGCGGGGGAGATGGGGCGTATTCAGTTCTGCTGAATTTACGGCTTCCGCGTACGCTTGTAGCAGCTTGCGGCGGTATTGCGCTGGCCATCAGCGGTGTGTTGATTCAAAGCGCTGTGCGAAACCCGCTCGCAGACGCCTCTATTATCGGCGTAACCTCAGGCGCCGGGTTTGGAGCACTGGCCGTGCTGGTCGTGTGGCCGGGATTGCCGGTATTAGCCCTTCCGGCTGCCGCCATAGTGGGTGGAGTGATCGCGGCGGCTTTTGTATTTACGCTGGCCTGGCGCAGAGCTTTGAATCCGTCTGTCCTGATCCTGCTCGGAATCGCGGTTTCGGCCATCGGCTCGGCTGGCATCCAGGCCATGATCGTCAAAGCAAGTCTTTGGAACAGCACGGCATTTATTTGGCTGACAGGTTCGACGTATGGGCGGAGCTGGGAGCAATTTTACAGCCTGTTTGCATTTCTGCTGGTGCTTCTCCCAGTGGCGTACTATTTGGGCAGAAGATTTGATTTGCTGGCATTTGGCGACGAAAGCTCAACAGGTTTTGGCCTGCCGGTCCGCGGAACGAGGTTATGGGCGATGATTATCGGCGTTGTGCTTGCGGCGGGGGCTGTTGCAAGCGTGGGGACGATTGGTTTTCTCGGGCTCATGGCTCCGCATGCGGTGCGGATGATGATCGGGCATCACACAAGACGCTCCATTATCTTGTCAGGTCTGCTTGGCGGCCTGCTGCTTGTCATTGCCGATACGGCCGGAAGAACGGTCATAGCGCCGACAGAGATTCCGTCAGGCCTGATCATTATGCTGCTGGGAGCGCCATATTTCCTGTTTCTGATGTACCGCTCGCTTGTGCGCGGGGCGTAA
- a CDS encoding DUF418 domain-containing protein, with protein MFLQHFTSNNVIASIVSGNTMILFILCSGISYSIMTQRMIEKGEEMAAFRAQMLARAIFIDLIGYLLIMLNGPFSVILPAYATLFVLALVLVRCSRRTLFTISVVLLVAGPPLMIVGGSVLSEAYFLGDIAGGPLSALGVAPVFVAGMVIGRLNLHSMRNATWLTVTGIIMLVISKLFSTSVLPGLSQSFEKWLLDYTNIATTQPDPYAIWPHNVAPPLWQMLLTSGPQSGSTFQLLIGLGTSLLVLGLTCLIAKKGAAILKPFAAVGQVALTLYAAQFVLAWVLIIAGMNYNIGEIPFGGVIVVLITLIAGGLLVRFSISPLETMMRRFDRLFSGFQPAAGPVPVQSSNIS; from the coding sequence ATGTTTTTGCAGCACTTTACTTCAAACAATGTTATTGCTTCTATTGTCTCAGGGAACACAATGATACTATTCATACTTTGTTCCGGCATCTCCTACTCGATCATGACACAGCGCATGATTGAAAAAGGAGAGGAGATGGCTGCATTCAGGGCACAGATGCTGGCACGGGCAATATTCATTGATCTTATTGGTTATCTTCTTATTATGTTAAATGGTCCTTTTTCGGTTATTTTACCTGCCTATGCTACATTATTCGTATTGGCTTTAGTGTTGGTTCGTTGCTCTAGGCGTACACTTTTTACAATATCAGTAGTACTGCTTGTGGCTGGACCTCCACTGATGATTGTAGGTGGCAGTGTGTTGTCAGAAGCCTACTTCCTAGGAGACATAGCTGGCGGTCCATTATCTGCGCTTGGGGTCGCTCCGGTTTTCGTTGCTGGCATGGTGATCGGGCGGCTTAACCTTCATAGTATGCGTAATGCAACGTGGCTTACAGTCACCGGTATAATTATGCTTGTCATCTCTAAGCTATTTTCCACCTCGGTACTTCCTGGGCTGAGCCAGTCTTTTGAGAAGTGGCTTTTAGACTATACGAATATCGCCACTACTCAACCGGATCCATATGCAATCTGGCCACACAATGTAGCACCGCCCCTGTGGCAAATGCTTCTGACCTCAGGTCCGCAGAGCGGGTCAACATTTCAACTCCTGATTGGGCTGGGTACTTCTCTTCTAGTGCTGGGACTGACATGTCTTATAGCGAAGAAGGGAGCTGCTATACTTAAACCTTTTGCCGCAGTCGGACAAGTAGCGTTGACGCTATATGCTGCTCAGTTTGTTCTTGCGTGGGTGCTCATAATTGCTGGCATGAACTATAATATTGGAGAAATTCCATTTGGTGGCGTTATTGTCGTACTGATAACACTTATTGCAGGTGGGCTGCTTGTGCGCTTCTCGATTAGTCCGCTTGAGACAATGATGCGGCGCTTCGACCGGTTATTTAGCGGATTTCAACCAGCTGCTGGCCCAGTGCCAGTCCAGTCCAGCAATATTTCATAA
- a CDS encoding ABC transporter substrate-binding protein, giving the protein MNKRLLSLTMLIIVVLVAAGCGSKNTNNSAADGGATNNAAATNAAATSKGDETATGPIVLKDAKGEVKLDKPAQKVVVLEWTFTEDVIALGVQPVGNADNENYKLYVTSEAPLDAGVTDVGTRSEPNLETIASLKPDLIIANTDNHEAIYDQLKAIAPTLILGLYPPEGQGDQYTEMENIFKTIAAAVGKTAEGDKVLADLDAHYADAKTKLAAAGKEGLNYVLTQAYSYQNAATMRLFTDNSLAVQTLDRIGLKNDWKPEKFEMYGFTTSTVEALPAVKDTNLLYIVQKDDDIFSNELKDNSVWNGLTFVKEKRTFGLASTTWVFGGPVSSKVLVDEVVNTLTK; this is encoded by the coding sequence GTGAACAAAAGGTTATTGAGCTTAACGATGCTTATCATTGTCGTATTGGTTGCAGCAGGATGTGGATCTAAGAACACAAATAATTCAGCAGCGGACGGAGGCGCAACTAACAATGCAGCCGCTACAAACGCAGCTGCTACGAGCAAGGGCGATGAAACCGCTACTGGTCCTATTGTATTAAAAGACGCTAAAGGCGAAGTGAAGCTGGACAAACCTGCGCAAAAGGTCGTAGTCCTGGAGTGGACTTTTACAGAAGATGTTATTGCGCTTGGTGTGCAGCCGGTGGGGAATGCGGATAACGAAAATTATAAGCTGTATGTAACGTCTGAAGCACCACTCGATGCAGGTGTGACGGATGTGGGAACCCGCTCCGAGCCGAATCTGGAGACGATTGCCTCCTTGAAGCCGGATCTGATTATTGCCAATACCGACAATCATGAAGCAATTTATGATCAATTGAAGGCGATTGCGCCAACACTGATTTTGGGCCTGTATCCGCCTGAGGGGCAAGGCGACCAGTATACGGAGATGGAGAATATCTTCAAAACCATTGCAGCGGCTGTCGGCAAAACAGCAGAAGGTGACAAGGTCCTTGCTGATCTGGATGCACATTATGCGGATGCCAAGACTAAGCTGGCTGCAGCAGGCAAGGAAGGCCTGAATTATGTGCTGACGCAGGCCTACAGCTATCAGAATGCAGCGACCATGCGTCTATTTACGGACAACTCGCTGGCCGTACAAACGCTGGATCGGATTGGTCTGAAGAACGACTGGAAGCCGGAGAAATTCGAGATGTACGGGTTCACCACCTCCACAGTTGAAGCCTTGCCTGCCGTTAAGGACACGAATCTGCTCTATATCGTCCAAAAAGATGATGATATTTTCTCAAATGAACTGAAGGACAATTCCGTATGGAACGGCCTTACCTTTGTAAAAGAGAAGCGTACCTTCGGACTGGCCAGCACAACTTGGGTATTTGGCGGCCCGGTTTCCTCCAAAGTCCTCGTTGATGAAGTTGTAAATACATTAACGAAATGA
- a CDS encoding HAMP domain-containing sensor histidine kinase: MLKGIRARLIVYITLVLLLIVLLLEGVFITAVHYYYLGSAMETLTSRAATSATFFNKYLEGYSINERARYILENLSPDESSKVEVLSPEGKVIINSFGFASSERIDTPDVKAALSSGKGTYQSLTPGKEERILAVSIALKESGTSIGVLRYSVSAEPLYSVIVKILINAAWVGLLVIAFGFLLSVIIAKRIVEPIQQLTGVAKEMATGNFAVRAKKRHDDEVGTLAVTLNYMAEEMVKSEKIKYDFISSVTHELRTPLTSIKGWGETLLVGDLSDTEETLMGLEVMTGETDRLIGLVEDLLDFSKFQAGELTLELEPYDLRGLLEDLLLQFRYRGSTKQIRLYADIPDEPLPVDGDFNRLKQVFVNLLDNAFKFTPAQGEIRLSAVLGDTQISITVADNGEGIEESDLEKLGTKFFKGKSRQSGSGLGLAICKEIVEMHGGRLRVESEFTKGTSVIVELPRYRIQ; the protein is encoded by the coding sequence GTGCTGAAGGGAATCAGAGCCCGGCTCATTGTCTATATTACCCTTGTTCTGCTCCTGATTGTCCTGCTGCTGGAGGGGGTATTTATTACAGCTGTCCATTACTACTATCTGGGCAGCGCCATGGAGACGCTGACCTCGCGGGCCGCGACGTCTGCTACCTTTTTCAATAAATATCTGGAGGGTTACTCCATCAATGAACGGGCCAGATATATACTGGAGAACCTCTCCCCTGACGAGAGCAGCAAAGTGGAGGTGCTGAGTCCGGAGGGAAAAGTGATTATCAACTCCTTCGGCTTCGCAAGCTCTGAGCGGATTGATACTCCCGATGTCAAGGCAGCTCTGTCCAGCGGCAAAGGGACTTATCAGAGCCTTACGCCCGGTAAAGAGGAACGGATTCTGGCTGTATCCATTGCCTTGAAAGAATCCGGGACAAGTATAGGTGTGCTGCGCTATTCCGTCTCGGCAGAACCTTTATACAGCGTGATTGTAAAAATCCTCATTAACGCTGCCTGGGTAGGACTGCTGGTCATTGCCTTCGGATTCCTGCTGAGTGTTATTATCGCCAAACGGATTGTAGAGCCGATCCAGCAGCTCACCGGTGTTGCCAAAGAAATGGCCACCGGTAATTTTGCCGTCAGAGCCAAGAAGCGGCACGACGATGAAGTCGGCACCCTGGCCGTCACACTCAATTACATGGCAGAGGAAATGGTTAAAAGTGAAAAAATCAAATATGACTTCATTTCCTCCGTCACGCATGAGCTGCGCACCCCGCTTACCTCCATCAAAGGCTGGGGTGAAACGCTGCTTGTGGGTGATTTGTCGGATACAGAAGAGACACTGATGGGGCTTGAGGTCATGACCGGCGAAACGGACCGCCTGATTGGATTAGTGGAGGACCTGCTGGATTTCTCCAAATTTCAGGCGGGTGAGCTGACGCTTGAACTGGAGCCTTATGATCTGCGGGGACTGCTTGAGGATTTGCTGCTGCAGTTCAGGTACCGGGGGTCCACCAAGCAGATCCGCCTGTATGCCGATATCCCGGATGAGCCCCTGCCTGTGGACGGGGATTTCAACCGCTTGAAGCAGGTTTTTGTCAACCTGCTGGACAATGCCTTCAAATTCACCCCGGCCCAGGGGGAGATCAGGCTCTCGGCAGTTTTGGGCGATACCCAAATAAGCATTACCGTTGCGGATAACGGAGAGGGTATTGAAGAAAGCGATCTGGAGAAGCTGGGCACCAAATTTTTCAAAGGCAAGTCCCGCCAATCCGGCAGTGGGCTTGGCCTTGCCATCTGCAAAGAAATTGTCGAGATGCATGGCGGAAGACTGCGGGTCGAGAGCGAGTTCACCAAAGGCACTTCAGTCATTGTAGAGCTGCCGCGTTACCGGATACAGTAA
- a CDS encoding C40 family peptidase, with amino-acid sequence MKKFIISIIGSALLFTAMPASTYASEISLENEVNGVLGTPYVWGGTTSAGFDCSGFILYIMEKFNAGDLPRTTGSQAKAGTAVSKDDLRLGDLVFFNTLGTGVSHAGIYIGDGQFAHSSSSRGVRISKLSESYYRDRYVTARRVVSDTSYRQMTGE; translated from the coding sequence CTGAAAAAGTTTATTATATCGATTATAGGATCTGCGCTATTATTCACAGCTATGCCAGCGAGTACATACGCAAGTGAAATAAGTCTTGAGAATGAAGTGAACGGGGTTTTGGGGACTCCTTATGTATGGGGAGGAACTACTTCAGCTGGTTTTGATTGTTCAGGTTTCATTTTATATATTATGGAGAAGTTTAATGCAGGAGATCTGCCCCGTACCACAGGGTCTCAAGCCAAGGCTGGCACAGCGGTGTCCAAGGATGATTTGCGGCTGGGGGATTTGGTCTTTTTTAATACTTTGGGTACCGGTGTCTCCCATGCAGGCATTTATATCGGTGATGGCCAGTTTGCACATTCCTCAAGCAGTAGAGGCGTAAGAATAAGCAAGCTCTCGGAATCCTATTACCGTGACCGTTACGTTACAGCCCGCCGTGTAGTAAGCGATACCAGCTATCGTCAGATGACCGGTGAATAA